Proteins encoded together in one Impatiens glandulifera chromosome 1, dImpGla2.1, whole genome shotgun sequence window:
- the LOC124919838 gene encoding peroxisomal membrane protein 11B, producing the protein MNDTVDKLVIFLAKRDGIDKLVKTFQYVSKLVHWRLETTHPDLANRAKLWEVASGLSRKAFRSGRFLTGFNALRRNPGPTSTFRVLSVLSNAGEMVYFFFDHFLWFARIGLLDASLARRMSFVSAFGESFGYVFFIITDLILIRDGLTLERKLVMDSKEEDDDVGDKVSKIRGDRVMRLMAISANLADLFIALADIEPNPFCNHTITLGISGLVSAWAGWYRNWPS; encoded by the coding sequence ATGAACGACACAGTAGACAAGTTAGTCATCTTCTTAGCCAAACGCGACGGCATAGACAAGCTCGTCAAGACCTTCCAATACGTTTCCAAGCTAGTCCATTGGCGGCTCGAGACAACTCACCCCGACCTCGCCAATCGAGCCAAGCTATGGGAGGTTGCTTCCGGCCTTAGTCGCAAAGCTTTCCGATCAGGAAGGTTCCTCACCGGCTTCAATGCACTTAGGAGGAACCCAGGTCCCACCTCCACTTTCAGGGTTCTATCTGTCCTCTCAAACGCAGGAGAAATGGTCTACTTCTTCTTTGACCATTTTCTCTGGTTCGCCAGGATCGGTCTGCTCGATGCATCTTTGGCTAGGAGGATGAGCTTTGTCTCTGCTTTCGGTGAATCCTTCGGGTATGTTTTCTTTATCATAACCGACCTTATACTAATCAGAGACGGGTTGACACTAGAGAGAAAGCTCGTCATGGATTCGAAGGAGGAAGATGATGATGTGGGAGATAAAGTTAGTAAGATCAGGGGAGATAGAGTGATGAGGCTCATGGCTATTTCGGCTAACTTAGCCGACTTGTTCATCGCTTTGGCCGATATCGAGCCCAATCCCTTCTGTAACCACACGATTACGCTTGGGATTAGCGGGCTAGTCTCTGCATGGGCTGGCTGGTACAGGAACTGGCCCTCTTGA
- the LOC124919834 gene encoding pentatricopeptide repeat-containing protein At5g62370 — translation MRTFQRLFWLNRSKRRRRSFSACPLPIPNHPHPTPVLNSVSDHDSYCLSLADQLVRRGLLPLAQEVIRRIILRCSSISDAISAYDFASVRGLELDSSSYGALMGKLLSFGEYKMGKALYHESVGITGTHSDALMLNSMVLCCCRLGELEEAKIYYDKLVEMDHIPVKRTCSILIQMLCEQDEFLDALDYFVEINNAGTLLSLRSYNMLVNGLCDRGYLDEALYVFDTMLERDVPPTLHLYKSLVHGFCKREKIDQAITLCAEMESHGFCLDKVIYTNLIRVYCKTKELKMAMLLFLRMLKMGCEPDTCTYNTLIHGFFNLGMPEKGWMIHNQMVEFGIKPNSTTYNIMISRYCKEQNIDCALKLLDVSPSVHSYTNIISTLYEHNRLTEVNDLLHQMLEKQVVPDHVLFFTLLKRQPKGGEIRLALSLLQAVHHSFLSSTLEVEIEHLLDKILRTNIDLAGPALNIYTMALCATGKRDEASLYLDKMVNHGIQPSISTYNSLIKCLFQEGLVDDAKYLLELMQDKGTVPDMATYLIMVNEYCKKGDVESAYDILDEIYIRGMKPSVAVYDCVIGCLSRERKIFEAGDVFKRMLEDGVDPDRIIFVTMINAFSKNGRAVYARQLFDKMVEVGIQPDERAYTALINGLIRKNMPSKGCLYVDKMLQDGLVPNNVFYTCMINQSLRKRELEFALRLFDLMEWSHIEVDLVTCISLISGVSRNIRSTSSRYVTQWNSGAKEDLFGLLRKQNVLTKPSRRNFSQEGKMKILSKLLHRIKETKYMPNLYLYNGIINSLCSANMTDEAYNHLDEMLREGLLPNHVTFTILIDHHIRANDISQAIRLFTMMNEYGCNPDRILYNTLIKGLCKAELTVNALLLSYTMRKRGFYPSKEAYENLLNRFCIDYSTVYAVRIVEDMLAHDFVPRQYNLKLLICLLSIESRLLVYEMIDTKKAMLEEKKLRRVKLLDYLNPASCLILSYPPPQQRSFGLLS, via the coding sequence ATGCGTACTTTTCAGCGCCTCTTTTGGTTGAATAGAAGCaaaaggaggaggaggagttTCAGTGCCTGTCCTCTCCCTATTCCTAATCACCCTCATCCCACACCTGTTTTGAACAGCGTAAGTGATCACGATTCTTACTGTCTATCCCTTGCAGACCAACTAGTTCGTCGTGGTCTTTTACCATTAGCCCAGGAAGTTATTCGCCGAATTATACTTCGATGTTCTTCAATTTCCGATGCAATTTCGGCTTATGATTTTGCATCAGTACGTGGGTTGGAGCTTGATTCATCTTCCTATGGTGCGTTAATGGGGAAACTGTTAAGTTTTGGTGAATACAAGATGGGGAAAGCACTGTATCATGAGAGTGTTGGCATTACAGGTACTCATTCTGATGCATTAATGTTGAATTCCATGGTGTTGTGCTGTTGTCGATTAGGAGAATTGGAAGAAGCAAAAATCTATTATGATAAACTCGTTGAAATGGATCATATTCCTGTTAAACGCACATGTAGTATCTTGATTCAGATGCTTTGTGAACAAGATGAATTCTTGGATGCGTTAGATTACTTTGTTGAGATCAATAATGCTGGAACTTTGTTAAGTTTACGGAGTTATAATATGCTTGTTAATGGTTTATGTGACCGAGGATATCTAGATGAAGCCCTCTACGTGTTCGATACAATGCTTGAAAGAGATGTTCCTCCCACCCTACACTTGTACAAATCTCTAGTTCATGGTTTTTGCAAGAGAGAAAAGATTGACCAGGCTATAACTCTATGTGCAGAAATGGAATCCCATGGATTTTGTCTTGATAAGGTCATTTATACAAATCTTATTAGGGTTTATTGCAAAACTAAGGAACTGAAGATGGCAATGTTGTTATTTCTCAGAATGCTTAAGATGGGCTGTGAACCCGACACTTGCACTTACAACACGCTAATTCATGGGTTTTTCAATCTTGGTATGCCGGAAAAGGGTTGGATGATTCATAATCAGATGGTGGAATTTGGCATCAAGCCGAACTCTACAACATACAATATAATGATTTCCAGATACTGCAAAGAACAGAACATCGATTGTGCCTTGAAGCTTTTAGATGTTTCTCCTTCAGTGCATTCCTACACGAACATAATCTCCACTCTATATGAGCACAATAGACTAACCGAAGTGAATGATCTGTTACACCAGATGCTTGAGAAACAGGTTGTTCCTGACCATGTCTTATTCTTCACACTCCTCAAAAGACAACCGAAAGGTGGAGAAATTAGACTTGCTCTCTCTTTATTGCAGGCAGTTCAccattcttttctttcttctacaTTGGAAGTTGAAATTGAGCATCTCCTAGATAAAATTCTGAGAACCAACATTGATTTAGCAGGGCCTGCACTAAATATATACACGATGGCCCTATGTGCAACGGGAAAAAGAGACGAAGCTTCActttatttggataaaatggTGAATCATGGAATTCAGCCATCAATTTCAACTTATAATTCCTTGATCAAGTGTCTATTCCAGGAAGGGCTAGTCGATGATGCCAAGTATTTACTAGAACTGATGCAAGATAAGGGGACGGTTCCTGACATGGCGACTTACTTGATAATGGTAAACGAATATTGTAAAAAAGGCGACGTGGAATCTGCATACGATATTCTCGATGAAATTTACATTAGAGGGATGAAGCCGAGCGTGGCTGTTTACGATTGTGTTATCGGTTGTTTAAGCCgtgagagaaaaatatttgaagcAGGAGATGTATTCAAGAGGATGCTCGAGGATGGTGTTGACCCCGATAGGATCATTTTTGTCACGATGATAAACGCGTTTTCGAAGAACGGGCGGGCGGTTTACGCCCGCCAACTGTTTGATAAAATGGTGGAGGTGGGAATACAGCCAGACGAACGTGCCTACACTGCTCTTATAAACGGCCTGATTAGAAAAAACATGCCTTCGAAAGGTTGTTTGTACGTTGACAAGATGTTACAAGATGGGTTAGTTCCGAACAATGTGTTTTACACTTGTATGATTAACCAGTCGTTAAGGAAGAGGGAGCTCGAGTTTGCCTTAAGATTGTTTGATTTGATGGAATGGTCTCATATCGAGGTTGATTTAGTAACTTGCATTTCATTAATCAGCGGGGTTAGTAGAAATATTCGATCCACAAGCAGTCGATACGTTACTCAATGGAATTCAGGGGCGAAGGAGGATTTGTTTGGTTTGCTCCGTAAACAGAATGTTTTGACGAAACCGAGCAGAAGAAACTTTAGCCAAGAAGGTAAGATGAAGATCCTCTCGAAACTGCTTCACAGAATAAAAGAAACTAAATACATGCCAAACTTGTATTTGTATAACGGAATAATCAACAGTCTTTGTTCTGCAAACATGACTGACGAAGCATATAACCATCTCGACGAAATGCTAAGAGAGGGTCTTCTACCAAATCATGTGACTTTCACTATTCTTATCGATCATCATATTCGAGCAAATGATATTAGCCAAGCTATCAGATTGTTTACAATGATGAACGAGTACGGTTGTAATCCAGACAGGATACTGTACAATACTTTGATTAAGGGACTTTGTAAGGCGGAGCTGACAGTCAATGCATTATTATTGTCATATACTATGCGTAAACGAGGATTCTACCCATCAAAGGAAGCTTATGAGAATTTACTCAACAGATTTTGTATTGATTACTCGACTGTTTATGCCGTGAGAATTGTGGAAGATATGCTTGCCCATGATTTTGTTCCGAGACAGTATAATCTTAAATTGTTGATTTGCTTGTTGTCTATAGAAAGTAGATTACTTGTATATGAAATGATAGATACGAAAAAGGCCATGTTGGAAGAAAAGAAGCTTCGAAGGGTAAAACTTCTGGATTATTTGAATCCAGCTTCCTGTCTTATATTATCATATCCTCCTCCTCAGCAGAGAAGCTTTGGATTGCTTTCATGA
- the LOC124937013 gene encoding 14 kDa proline-rich protein DC2.15-like — MASKAFATSSMFLFLNLLFLINLVSSEYVACPPPPKPVSCPPPPPPKPVSCPPPPFMKPKPTTPSGKNKCPNDTLKFGICEDALKGLLHLKVGIPPKTPCCSLIEGLDDFEAAVCLCTAIKANVLGNNLNVPVSLTLLLNYCGKGVPSGFQCS, encoded by the coding sequence ATGGCTTCTAAGGCATTTGCAACAAGTTCCATGTTCCTATTTCTCAACCTTCTATTCTTGATCAATTTGGTCAGCTCCGAATATGTCGCATGCCCGCCTCCACCAAAACCGGTTTCTTGCCCTCCACCGCCTCCTCCAAAGCCGGTTTCTTGCCCTCCACCACCTTTTATGAAGCCAAAACCTACTACTCCTTCTGGAAAAAATAAGTGTCCAAATGATACCCTAAAGTTTGGGATATGTGAGGATGCATTGAAGGGATTGTTGCATCTTAAAGTGGGAATCCCACCAAAGACTCCTTGTTGTAGCCTCATTGAAGGGTTAGATGACTTTGAGGCTGCTGTATGTCTTTGTACTGCCATTAAGGCTAATGTGTTGGGCAATAATCTCAATGTTCCTGTTTCATTGACCCTTCTTTTGAATTATTGTGGTAAAGGTGTCCCTTCTGGTTTTCAGTGTTCTTAA
- the LOC124919835 gene encoding BAG family molecular chaperone regulator 7 — protein MSRFRRIEIIEPSPSFFIQETSIYAPKYPSLSSPFFPSFFAEDELDIALDLLAPRPRPALVDFLSPVDEFDAISDLIEIEKVPFYTSTRRVHRQIDRFSAGEHHLRGLSNRVSTLERSFDRLVNPKSFAAGSDRKYTWTAEIEGKDKYGFDRKYKWTAEKTSGKKVEKNYKVTAEIKSKDKDAPFTRTYTFRSTSGTHEEKKKEEKKVEKKEEKKKVGSVRVVEIEEPSNHGVVVLRHAFARRLEKCKGKRKELSVQDAALLIQRTFRAYLIRRSQSLRALRDLAIAKAKLKELRALFNNFSYRRLVSRDAEERQRFSEKIIVLLLTADGIEGADLMVRAAKRSIVDELEAMLDVVDPQPPGKSIYSRRRTFDMPDGIINKDLIAGVAEVVQMLNEEEEHGEHL, from the exons ATGAGCCGTTTCAGAAGAATTGAGATCATCGAGCCTTCGCCGTCTTTCTTTATCCAAGAAACCTCAATTTACGCTCCAAAATACCCTTCTCTTTCCTCCCCATTCTTCCCCTCTTTCTTTGCCGAGGATGAGCTCGATATCGCTCTCGATCTTCTCGCTCCAAGACCCAGACCTGCACTAGTCGATTTCCTATCACCTGTTGATGAATTCGACGCCATTTCCGATCTAATTGAGATCGAGAAAGTCCCTTTCTACACATCTACTAGGAGGGTTCACCGCCAGATCGACCGGTTCTCCGCCGGAGAACACCATTTGCGAGGACTTTCCAACCGTGTTTCCACCCTCGAGCGAAGTTTCGATCGGCTGGTTAACCCCAAGTCATTCGCAGCTGGAAGTGACCGTAAATACACTTGGACGGCGGAGATCGAGGGCAAGGACAAGTATGGTTTCGATCGGAAGTATAAATGGACGGCGGAGAAGACTAGTGGTAAGAAAGTGGAGAAGAATTATAAGGTGACGGCTGAGATCAAGTCTAAGGATAAAGATGCTCCTTTTACCAGGACATACACCTTCAGATCTACTAGCGGAACccatgaagagaagaaaaaggaagaaaagaaagttgagaaaaaggaagagaagaaaaaagttGGTTCTGTTCGTGTGGTTGAGATTGAAGAACCCTCTAACCATGGAGTTGTTGTCTTAAGACAT GCATTTGCAAGGAGGTTGGAGAAATGCAAGGGAAAAAGGAAGGAACTGTCTGTTCAAGATGCTGCATTACTGATTCAAAGGACTTTCAGGGCTTATTTGATCAGGAGATCTCAATCTCTTAGAGCTCTAAGGGATCTTGCTATAGCTAAGGCAAAACTGAAGGAACTCAGGGCATTATTCAACAACTTCTCATACCGCAGGCTTGTCTCTCGAGATGCTGAGGAAAGACAGAGGTTCTCTGAGAAGATCATTGTCTTACTTCTCACAGCTGATGGGATTGAG GGTGCTGATCTTATGGTGCGAGCTGCTAAAAGGTCAATTGTTGATGAGCTTGAAGCAATGCTGGATGTGGTTGATCCTCAACCACCGGGTAAGTCAATCTACTCGAGGAGGAGAACATTTGACATGCCCGATGGAATCATCAATAAGGATCTAATTGCTGGTGTGGCTGAAGTTGTTCAAATGCTTAACGAGGAAGAAGAGCATGGTGAACATCTTTAA
- the LOC124936990 gene encoding receptor-like protein 9DC3, which translates to MKTYLVMCRLLLIITLQCMSMQSHQVLSSSNSLASIPSNLSCPNEQLQILLQFKHMFPIDHKSPNESFCGYEPSYPKTISWNESNPNCCSWNGVTCNDLTGEVIGIDLSCSQLSGTFHPNTTLFNLPSLTNLNLAFNNFHSSPIPSSIGILAPTITHLNLSTSSFAGPIPSEIAHLSKLVLLDLSGGVFSPDQSNYTRLRLEKHDFQYIISNLTQLEILYLNYINMSSCIIPDSIVNLTSLTSLYLIYNIGLYGEVPDGVFNLPALQYLFIWNYYELNGSFHNVNWNISGTNPLKDLELTSISLSGGLPDSIGYLRSLNYLAINNCNLLGPFPDSIGNLSQLIGLSLRSNNFTGLIPHSLSNLNELKYLYLSYNEFEGQIPTNMTSLQKLYTLDLRNNLLQGSIPVGLFEFPNLFSISLDNNMLSGALPSIFFKNHSKLTYFTISKNNLSGPIPQSISNLRELYQFDLSFNNFDGTLYLDTFSNTTRLAMVYLENNENLSVVDAYGNFSTITSLDLSSCQLQNFPVKFLTTSKNLQFLDLSKTGVNGQIPEWIGEMSSMRLFRASNNKIKGEIPSSICNMSFLLQLKLSYNELDGPIPPCFGNFSMTLSVLDLRNNNLEGGIPTTYSKDNMLIILALNGNHLQGSIPKSLSLCNHLQVLDFGNNMINGTFPSWVDALPELQVLILRFNKLHGLIDISKTTSPFPKLRIFDVSHNEFTGLLPSYYFSNFNDMKTLNQKSISSIYSSNMFYQVSVTITMKGHDAHIEGFILESRTIIDLSSNKFEGAINPIVVGNLVGLTILNMSNNHLTGHIPVNLGNLVQLESLDLSSNQLIGEIPQELTSLTFLEVLNLSCNRLEGHIPQGKQFNTFSNDSYLENMALCGSPLSTKCEWHEMETPPPGPPPHDDSEDDSFWQGGLMGYTFGMIIGLAAGCLSFYTGRPKWFATMMDGIQKKS; encoded by the coding sequence ATGAAGACATACCTTGTAATGTGCAGGCTGCTTCTGATCATCACTTTACAATGCATGTCCATGCAATCTCATCAGGTTCTATCATCATCTAATTCTCTTGCTTCTATACCTAGTAATTTGTCATGTCCTAATGAACAACTTCAAATTCTGCTCCAATTCAAGCATATGTTTCCAATTGATCATAAATCTCCTAATGAAAGCTTTTGTGGTTATGAACCATCTTACCCAAAAACAATATCTTGGAATGAGAGTAACCCAAATTGCTGTTCATGGAATGGTGTAACATGCAATGATCTTACTGGTGAGGTCATTGGTATTGACCTCAGTTGTAGCCAACTTTCTGGAACTTTCCATCCAAACACCACTCTCTTCAACCTTCCAAGCTTAACAAATCTAAACCTTGCTTTCAACAACTTTCATAGTTCTCCTATACCATCTTCTATTGGCATATTAGCACCCACCATCACACATCTTAACctttcaacttcttcttttgctGGCCCAATCCCATCAGAGATCGCCCACCTCTCTAAATTAGTTCTCCTTGATCTTTCTGGAGGTGTGTTTAGTCCTGATCAAAGTAATTATACAAGATTAAGACTTGAAAAACATGACTTTCAGTACATCATTAGTAACCTGACACAATTGGAAATCCTATATCTGAACTATATAAACATGTCTTCTTGCATTATTCCAGATTCCATAGTGAATCTAACTTCCTTAACATCTCTTTATTTGATATACAATATTGGGTTGTATGGAGAAGTTCCTGATGGTGTTTTCAACTTACCAGCCTTACAATATCTCTTCATATGGAATTACTATGAGCTCAATGGAAGTTTTCACAATGTGAACTGGAATATAAGTGGGACTAATCCTCTTAAGGATCTAGAACTTACTTCCATAAGTTTATCTGGTGGTTTACCCGATTCAATTGGTTATCTTCGCTCATTAAACTACTTGGCAATAAACAATTGCAATCTTTTAGGACCATTTCCTGATTCTATTGGAAACCTCTCCCAACTTATTGGGTTGTCATTGCGTTCCAACAATTTTACTGGTCTTATCCCTCATTCTCTTTCAAATCTTAATGAACTCAAATATCTTTATCTATCCTATAATGAATTTGAAGGACAAATCCCAACCAACATGACTAGTCTTCAGAAACTATACACTCTTGATTTGAGGAATAATTTGTTACAAGGCTCAATTCCTGTTGGTCTGTTTGAGTTTCCAAATTTATTTAGCATAAGTCTGGACAACAACATGCTTTCAGGTGCACTGCCATCTATCTTCTTTAAAAACCATTCAAAGTTGACATATTTCACCATTTCAAAAAACAATCTATCTGGCCCAATACCGCAGTCcatttcaaatttgagagaGCTTTATCAATTCGATCTTTCTTTCAATAATTTTGATGGCACATTGTACCTTGATACATTTTCAAACACAACAAGACTAGCCATggtttatttagaaaataatgaaaactTATCAGTGGTAGACGCGTATGGAAATTTCTCTACCATTACTTCACTGGATTTGTCTTCATGTCAATTACAAAACTTTCCTGTTAAGTTTTTGACAACTTCAAAAAACCTCCAATTTCTTGACCTTTCGAAAACAGGGGTTAATGGCCAAATACCTGAATGGATTGGAGAAATGAGCAGCATGAGACTTTTTCGTGCATCCAATAATAAGATAAAAGGAGAGATCCCTTCTTCTATATGTAACATGAGCTTTCTATTGCAACTTAAGTTGTCCTATAATGAGCTTGATGGTCCAATTCCTCCATGTTTTGGAAATTTCAGCATGACACTTTCAGTACTAGACCTtcgaaataataatttagaaggTGGCATTCCAACAACTTATTCAAAGGACAACATGCTTATAATACTTGCTTTGAATGGGAATCATTTACAAGGATCAATACCAAAATCACTTTCACTCTGTAATCACTTACAAGTGTTAGACTTTGGAAACAATATGATAAATGGGACATTTCCCAGTTGGGTAGATGCACTTCCAGAGTTACAGGTTCTTATATTGAGGTTTAATAAATTGCATGGCTTGATTGACATTTCGAAAACTACATCTCCTTTTCCTAAATTGCGCATATTTGATGTATCACATAACGAGTTCACTGGTCTCTTGCCATCATATTATTTTAGCAACTTCAATGATATGAAGACGTTGAATCAGAAAAGCATAAGTTCAATATATTCGTCCAATATGTTTTATCAAGTTTCTGTTACAATAACAATGAAAGGACATGATGCTCATATTGAAGGATTTATCTTGGAATCACGGACAATTATTGATTTGTCAAGCAATAAGTTTGAGGGAGCCATTAATCCAATTGTTGTTGGCAATTTGGTTGGACTcacaatattaaatatgtccAACAATCATCTGACCGGACATATACCTGTCAACTTGGGAAATTTAGTCCAGCTTGAATCATTGGACCTATCTTCAAACCAACTTATTGGAGAAATACCTCAAGAACTTACAAGTCTAACATTCCTTGAAGTTCTGAATCTTTCTTGCAATAGACTTGAAGGACACATACCTCAGGGTAAGCAATTCAacacattttcaaatgattcTTACTTGGAGAACATGGCATTATGTGGATCCCCTTTGTCAACAAAATGTGAGTGGCATGAAATGGAAACACCACCACCAGGTCCACCACCACATGATGATTCTGAAGATGATTCATTTTGGCAAGGTGGTTTGATGGGGTACACATTTGGAATGATAATTGGGTTAGCAGCTGGCTGTCTTTCATTTTATACGGGAAGACCTAAATGGTTTGCGACAATGATGGATGGAATACAGAAAAAATCATAA
- the LOC124937054 gene encoding probable aquaporin TIP5-1, with the protein MSRLEHSIKRDALRAYLAEFISTFIFVFATVGSAMSQPYSQTGPPPCLTSVALASAFSLAAAVYVSGMASGGHVNPAVTFGMAVGGHISVPMSIFYWISQLLGSVTACLLLKLCTVTQNMPVHGNLPEDMTGFGASILEGVMTFILVYMVYAGGDTRRGLLGSIGPLMIGLVVGANMLASAAFTGGSMNPALSFGAGIVGGSFKNQAVYWIGPLIGAALAGILYDNVVFPVQMATAPDGDEIEL; encoded by the exons ATGTCCCGTTTAGAACACTCAATTAAACGTGACGCCCTAAGAGCATATCTAGCCGAATTCATCTCCACTTTCATCTTCGTCTTCGCCACCGTCGGATCCGCAATGTCACAACCCTATTCCCAAACCGGTCCGCCACCGTGTCTCACTTCCGTCGCGTTAGCCTCGGCTTTTTCTCTAGCCGCGGCAGTTTACGTGTCGGGAATGGCCTCGGGCGGACATGTTAATCCGGCCGTCACATTCGGAATGGCGGTTGGAGGACACATTAGCGTACCAATGTCAATTTTCTATTGGATATCGCAATTGTTAGGATCTGTCACGGCATGTCTCCTGCTTAAACTCTGTACCGTTACACAG AATATGCCGGTTCATGGGAATTTACCCGAGGATATGACGGGGTTTGGGGCGTCGATATTGGAAGGGGTGATGACGTTTATATTGGTGTACATGGTTTATGCGGGTGGGGATACTAGAAGGGGTTTATTAGGGTCGATTGGACCTTTGATGATTGGGTTGGTTGTGGGTGCGAATATGTTGGCGTCGGCTGCGTTTACTGGGGGGTCGATGAATCCGGCGCTTTCGTTTGGGGCGGGGATTGTTGGGGGGAGTTTTAAGAATCAGGCGGTTTATTGGATTGGACCATTGATTGGTGCGGCTCTTGCTGGAATATTGTATGATAATGTTGTGTTTCCTGTTCAAATGGCTACTGCACCAGATGGAGATGAAATTGAgctttga
- the LOC124919836 gene encoding GDP-mannose transporter GONST3-like: MSNDAENPKNGEAVSVTAKLTLFEILLKQASVYGIAAGYCLSASLLSIINKWAVMKFPYPGALTALQYFTSTLGVLICGWLKLLEHDKLDLLTMWRFLPAAIIFYLSLFTNSELLLHANVDTFIVFRSAVPIFVAIGEALFLHQPWPMVKTWISLLTIFGGSVLYVITDYQFSIMAYSWAAAYLVSMSIDFVYIKHVVMTIGLNTWGLVLYNNLEALLLFPIELFVMGELKKIKHEISDESDWYSFEVVLPVGLSCLFGLAISFFGFSCRRAISATGFTVLGIVNKLLTVVINLVIWDKHSTLIGTIGLLICMSGGIMYQQSTSKPKAVAETKTLESEEENQKLLEMKSMGEEPANDDKQVSLQSGN; this comes from the coding sequence ATGAGCAATGATGCAGAAAACCCTAAAAATGGAGAAGCAGTTTCAGTCACAGCTAAACTAACATTGTTCGAAATCCTTTTAAAGCAAGCATCAGTTTACGGCATAGCTGCAGGATACTGCTTATCAGCTTCACTTCTTTCGATTATCAACAAATGGGCTGTCATGAAATTTCCATACCCAGGAGCATTGACAGCTTTACAGTACTTCACGAGCACATTGGGTGTCCTCATCTGCGGTTGGTTGAAGCTACTTGAGCACGACAAACTTGATCTCTTAACAATGTGGAGATTCCTTCCAGCTGCTATCATATTCTATCTGTCTCTTTTCACCAACAGCGAACTTCTCCTTCACGCAAATGTTGACACATTTATTGTCTTCCGCTCGGCTGTCCCAATATTTGTTGCTATTGGAGAAGCCCTATTCCTTCACCAGCCATGGCCTATGGTGAAAACGTGGATTTCACTTCTAACCATTTTTGGAGGTAGTGTGCTTTATGTTATAACTGATTACCAATTTAGCATCATGGCTTATAGCTGGGCTGCAGCTTATTTAGTTAGCATGTCGATAGATTTTGTGTACATCAAGCATGTTGTTATGACCATCGGTTTGAACACATGGGGGCTTGTTTTGTATAACAATCTCGAGGCTTTGCTACTTTTCCCAATCGAGCTGTTTGTCATGGGGGAGTTGAAGAAGATAAAGCATGAAATTTCAGATGAGTCGGATTGGTACTCTTTCGAGGTGGTTTTGCCTGTAGGGTTGTCCTGTTTATTTGGGTTAGCCATTTCTTTCTTTGGGTTTTCTTGCCGGAGGGCAATTTCTGCAACTGGTTTCACTGTTCTTGGGATTGTGAATAAGTTGTTGACTGTTGTGATCAATTTGGTTATCTGGGATAAACATTCAACTTTAATTGGCACAATTGGTCTATTGATTTGCATGAGTGGTGGTATTATGTATCAACAATCAACAAGCAAGCCCAAGGCTGTTGCTGAAACAAAGACTCTTGAAAGCGAAGAAGAGAACCAGAAGTTACTCGAAATGAAAAGCATGGGAGAAGAACCGGCCAATGATGACAAACAAGTAAGTTTACAATCGGGTAATTAA